Within Candidatus Falkowbacteria bacterium, the genomic segment TGCACAAGTCGTGTTCAGAGTTGCCGTTCCATTCGATCCAGTAGCGGCTATATCACACGTTCCCGAGGCGAAACTTGGGGTCGTTGTTGAATTTGTTGCTTTTACTTTATAGCTAATAGTTGGCCCGACGGCCACAGACGGCCCGGTTATCGTCAAGTTATCAATATAAGTTCCTGCTCCGCTTGATATATTGATCGTGTGTGAGCCGGCCGAAACAACTTTCGAGTTTGAGCATGAATACCAATTATTGATTGGTGATAGCGTGCAAGTAGCCGCGCCAGTGCCATCGACATTTGAACTAGCTGTTACCCCCCCGTTTGTCGTATACGCATTGTATGTCCAAGAAACCGTTCCTGCGCCCGAAGTAAACGCCTTTGAGATGCTCGGAGAAGCTCCCCCCATCGATACGCTGTTTGATGGATTTCCAAAAGCATTACCACTAACAGTCCCGCTATTCACCGTCCACCCTGTGAAGCTAGTAAACGCATCGGAAAACAACGTTACATTAGCCGTTGGCACTGTCTCTGTCCAAGAAAAATTATTCCAAATATTATTCAAGGCTGTGCCTGCGTCAAAATATGAAGTGTACGTTCCGCTAGCATAATAAGTATAAACCGTGCCGTATTTGGAAACGTAGGCTGTCGTGTTGTTTCTGCCCGAAAAATAAACATTACCGTTATTGTCCGAGGTTACGGCATAACCTTGTGTGACATTTGGAACGCTGAATGAACTTACTAGAGCAAAGCTTGAATTCAGTCTTGTGTGCATCGTCCCGCCATTTCCGGTCAAATAAATATACCCGGCCGAATCCACTGCCACCTGCATATTGGATCCTCCATAACTATTGGTGGCACTTAAAAATGTACCGTCAGGAGCAAATTTTTGAACTCGTGTTGGGTAATCTGTAACATAAATATTCCCCGAGGAATCTAATGTTACATCTGCAGGCGAATAAAATTGACCATTTGCGGTGCCTTGAGCAGCCGTGCCACTGGTGTGCCATCCGTAACCGGAGCCGCCATCCCATCCCAACCACGCGACGAAACCGCCATCGCTCGATCGGTATTTGTCAATTTTAAAACCCGAATCATTGGCGACATAGAGGTAGCCTGATTGGTCAATGGTGATACCCTTGCCACCTGGATGGCTGATCGAATAGACAAAACCCCCGCTGGAATTATACTTTTTAAAAGATGGTATTCCTGACTTGGTTATAAAATAGAAATTTTGTGCGGAATCAACCGCGACATCATAGGCCCAAGCCACATTATCATTAGCACTGACAAAGCCTGTCTTATCAAGCAACAAGGTGCTGCCGTCTGGACTGTATTTCAAGATATGCCCAGACGAGCTTTGTCCATCAACCAAATAGATATTGCCAGCGCTATCAATTGTCATGCCTCTTGTCAGGGTATATCTTCCGTCATTGAACTGAAAAGTGTTAGTAAACGATGAGTTTTGTACAGCTAGCTGGATGCTGGAGCTGGCTCCGGTCGAACCGTTGGCCACGACATTGGACATGCCACTGGCAGCCAAGCTGCGATTGTTGAAGCCGCCGGTCAAATTGCCAGGCCCGGGCGTAATCACCGAATCGGTTGTTTGAGACAAGCTGTAGTTCTGGCTGGTCTGTGCCAACTTGACCGAGTTGCCGCCGACGGCCGTCGAAGAGGTGGCGCCGGCATTGAAATCCGCATCCGTGGTCTGGGTGGTTGAGCTAGCGGCAATATTCAAAGCGATATTCTGACCGGACAAGTTAAGGGTCGAAGATGCAGCCAAATATCGATCCCAGCCGGTCATAGTTGCAAAGCCCGCCGAAACACCGTTGGACCAATCTATCTGCTTAAAATCCTTAGTCGCGGCCCAAGTCGGGAGCTTGCCGCCAAAAAGCAGGTTCGTGATAAGGGAGGACATGACTGAGACAGCCACGATTGCGGTTACGCCGGCGAGCGAGAATAATCTAACCCTGCCCTGAACCTTCTTGTAAGACGCATAGGAAAAGGGGCAGGAACGCAATTCTCTTTGTCGGAAAAATAGATTAAATGAATTTCCTGGATCAGCGAAAAGTATAACTAAAAACTTGTACAGATCAGTCACCACCTGCCAGAACACCAAGTAGACATTCAAACCGATGATGCCGAAATAAAAAATGCTCGAGGCATAGGGCTGATTCAGCCGTTGTTCGAGCTTCTGCGCCAATTTGAATTCTATCTGTTGTACCTTGCTTTGCAGCAAGTGAAATATTCTAAGCATGGATAATAAAATACTCTTTGTGAGTAAGCTTATTATAACATATTTTACAACATCCAAGAAGTGAACTTATAAAAAATAAATAAGGAGCTCTTGGCTCCTTATTTATCAATATCGAATCTGTAATTCTTGTTATATTTTCCCAATAATTTCAACTGCGCCTTGGCGGATTAACTTTATTTCACCAGAAGAGGCGTCAACTACAGTCGAGCCGAGGGATGGTTCAAGTGCTCCGCCGTCGGCCAGAGCCGCAATCATTCCAGCTTCATTTTTGAAGTAAGCCTGGACCTGCTCGCCGGAAAGCGCTGCAGGCTGACCGCTAGGGTTGGCGGAGGTTGAAATTATCGGTCGGCCCAGTCTTCGTGACAGGCTGGTTGCCATCCGATTGCTCGACAAGCGGACGCCGACTTTTTCCTGGCCGAATACTCCCAAAAACTCCGGTCTTACAGGAAGAATCATGGACAAGGCGCCTGGCCAATACCTTCTTGCCAGGCGCCGCGACAACGCGTTGAACTCGAAATATTTTTCGGCCATCGCCCGACTCCCCACCAAGACCAGCAGCTGCTTGTTCTTATCCTTGCCCTTGATCGAATAAATTTTTTCCACTGCTGCCTGGTTGGTTGCATCGCAACCTAGGCCATAAACGGTTTCGGTCGGATAGGCGATTACTTCGCCTTGTGCCAGAAGAGCAGCCAGCTTCTTCAACTTGGCTGCCGTATCGGTTTTCAGGTCCAAAATCATCATATGTTCAAAAGCGACTTGAGCACTTCGAGTACCTGCGGGAAAACCGGTTTGACGAACAGGATAAAATTAATGAAATAAGGCGCGGCCTCCGACTTGGCGAGAGAAGCTGTCACCCAGGTACCCACGATCGGTTGGCCCGAAATGGTATAGAGCCCCAAGCCGATCAAGAAGAAGCCTTCGATCAGGCCGAAAACTGCGCCGGCCAAACGGTTGATCGTTTTCAGGAAAGGAATAATCGTCAGGATGTCGAAGACGTGATCTAAAAGATAGAAGCCGAGCGCGATCAAGCGGTTGATAAGGCCATAGAGCAGGAAGAAAACCGTCACCTTGCCCAAAACCTCGTGTCCCAAAAACCAGCCCGAAGCCCAATCGTAAGCCGGCTGGTAAAACCAGCTGGCCAAGAGCACGCCGCCTATGACGGCGATGAGCGAGCCGAGAGTCCGGATTAGCCCGAAGAATAGGCCATAGAAGATAAACCCGGCCAGGATGATCAGCAGTATCGCGTCAAAAATTGCCATGCGGATTATTCCTCACCCAGCAAAGCCCTCAGCTCCGCGATTTCACGCTGCTGGGCTTTGATGATGTCTTTCAGCCGCTTGTTCTCGGCCTGCAGTACGCCGACCCGTTTCTCCCAGTCCTTGGCCTTCTTGGCCAAGATATTATTCTCGACAGTCAGATTTCTTGGCTTGGCAGCTTCCTTCTTGCACTCGCCAGCATAGAGGAACTCGGCTTTAGCGGCGCTAAGCATGCACTTGTTGGAGTAAGTGGTCTTGATCGGATCGCAGGGGGCCTTGATGCACACCACCTTCTTCTGGCCGCAGACCGGGTTATAATCCATGGTGCAAGCCACCGGTTCCTTGTTCTCTTTTTTGATTATGGGTTCAGCCTTCTTGCCGGAACCGCTCAAGGTCATTTTGACCTGGTTCGAATAAAGACCACATTTGCCGCCGAGGTATTCGCAGACGCGGACGTAGTAGATGCCATCGCCGGAGAAAGCCTCGAGCGTATCGTTCGACTTGTTCGGCTCGGCATAATAATGATACTGGTCGCCGGAGCGGAGCGGGTAAGTCGGGTCGGGATTGAGCGACCAGGCGATCTTAAAGCCATTGACCGAATTGCCATTGGTCGACCAGCTGATCTGGTTGTCGCCTCCGGCGGTCAAAGTAATCGATTTGACCGTGCTGACCGGCTGGGACTCATTGGTATAGGTGGCCAAGACAGCGTTGGCACCCACGACGAAAGCGGCAACTAGCAATAATACCAGGGCCGCAAGCGATTTCTTTTGCATGAGCTTATCGTTAGTAATTAGATTCTCGGAAACAAGGATTCCGGCTTGGTTACCGTGGCGCCTGGAACGAGGCCGCCGAAACGTGCCGCCTCATGGAAATCATTCTGCGACTCGCCTTCACGGCCTAAAGCTTGCCAAATCGCTTCTGCGACCTTCGGCATGAACGGCCAAGCCAGCCAAGCGATGACCCGCAGAGTCTCAAGCCAGATATAGAAAGAGTTGCGCATGGCAACCGTGTCGGCCTGCCCTTCCTTCAGCGCCTTCCAGGGTGTCAATTCCGAAATATTCTTATCCAGCAGTCCGACCAGCTTCATGATGCCGGACAGCTCGTTGGAAACCAGGACGTTGTCCATAGAGTTGCAATAGACGCTCAGCTGGTATTTGACCTCTTGGATCAACTGTCCGTGCGTCAACTCAGGCTGGGTCGGCTCCGGCACCTTGCCATCATAACCGTTCAAAGTCATGGTAATGAGCCGTGACACCAGATTGCCAAGACCATTGGCCAAGTCAGCGTTATATTTCTCATCCAAGAATTTCCAAGTGATATCGCCATCATTACCGAAAGGCGTCGCGCCCATCAGGAGATAGCGGGTGCCGTCGACGCCGTATTTCTTGACCAGATCTTCGGGGGCGATGACGTTGCCAAGAGACTTCGACATCTTCTGCCCTTCAGACAAGAAGAAACCGTGCACGAACAGCTCTTGCTGCACCGGCAAGCCGAGTGACAGAAGCATGGCTGGCCAGATCGTGGCGTGGACGCGCAAGATGTCCTTGCCGATCAGCTGGACGTTGGCTGGCCAGAACTCCGGCGCCTTGCCGGCCTCGCCATCCCAGCCCAAGCCGGTGAGATAATTCAAAAAGGCATCGGCCCAGACATAGATTGTCTGATTCTCATCCCAAGGCACGGGAATGCCCCACTTGACCTTGGCCCGGGAAAACGCCACATCATTCAAGCCGTTCTGCTCGATGAAGCTGACCATCTCGTTCTTACGCTCGAGCGGGCGGATCTTCAATTCATCGCGCTTGATCTTGTCCAAAAGTATATCCTGATAGCTTGAGAGCTTGAACATGTAGGCCTCCTCGCTCATCCATTGCGGTGCGACCTTGTGGTCGGGGCAGAGCCCGTCGACCAGATCTTTTTCGTTCTTGAACTGCTCGCACCCTTGGCAATAAAGGCCCTCGTATTTGCTCTTGTAAACATCCCCTTTATCGTACATCTGCTGCAAGGCCCGCTGAACGGCCAGCTTGTGTGCCGGATCCGTGGTTCGGATGAAGTTATCATTGGAAATATCCAATTCATCCCAGGCCAGCTGGAACTTGGCCGCCACTTCGTCGACGAATTGCTGCGGCTCTTTGCCCTCCTCTTCCGCTTTTTGGGCGATCTTGGCGCCATGCTCGTCGGTACCGGTCAGAAAAAAAGTCTTGTCGCCGGTCATGCGGTGATAGCGCGCCAAGACATCGGCGGCAATAGTGGTATAGGTATGTCCTAGGTGCGGCTGAGCGTTGACGTAATAGATCGGCGTAGTGACGTAAAATTTATTCATTATCGTATTTTAATAATCGTAGCAATTCTTTAGGATAGTTATTGATAATCATCTCATCGTCCAATTTGATCTTGTGCCTGAGCTTCTCCAAAGGCGCATCATCGCCCAGCTCCCAGATGGAGTGGGCATCGGAATTGACGATGATCTTCTGGCCGTGACGTTTGACTATGGCCAACATCTTTTCGATATTGTCGAGCGTGTCTTCGGTCAGCCGATGCGAACGGAGATATGAAGTGTTAATCTCCAGAAGGACCTTGTGCTCACAGGCCGCCTCGGCCACTTTTTTTATGTCGACAGCGATTTCCTTAGTGACGAACGGATGGGTGATGACATCGACTTTGCCCGAACGGATCGCCGCGACCATCGCCCGCGTGTTGGCTTCAATTCCGACATCCTTATAAGCCTCGCCATGGAAGCCGGCCATGACATAATCGAGCCGCGCGAGCAGGCGGTCGGCCAGATCAAGCTCTCCATCTAGGCCAATGACATTAGCCTCGATGCCTTTCAAAACCAGAAGACCATCGATCTTCTGCGGCACCCGTTTGAGGCCGCCGAAATAGTAATCATTAGTCGTGGCGCCATACATGGTCGGACCATGATCGCTGATACCGATGATATCCATCGACAGCTCTTTGGCGCGATTCACG encodes:
- a CDS encoding CvpA family protein codes for the protein MAIFDAILLIILAGFIFYGLFFGLIRTLGSLIAVIGGVLLASWFYQPAYDWASGWFLGHEVLGKVTVFFLLYGLINRLIALGFYLLDHVFDILTIIPFLKTINRLAGAVFGLIEGFFLIGLGLYTISGQPIVGTWVTASLAKSEAAPYFINFILFVKPVFPQVLEVLKSLLNI
- the metG gene encoding methionine--tRNA ligase, which translates into the protein MNKFYVTTPIYYVNAQPHLGHTYTTIAADVLARYHRMTGDKTFFLTGTDEHGAKIAQKAEEEGKEPQQFVDEVAAKFQLAWDELDISNDNFIRTTDPAHKLAVQRALQQMYDKGDVYKSKYEGLYCQGCEQFKNEKDLVDGLCPDHKVAPQWMSEEAYMFKLSSYQDILLDKIKRDELKIRPLERKNEMVSFIEQNGLNDVAFSRAKVKWGIPVPWDENQTIYVWADAFLNYLTGLGWDGEAGKAPEFWPANVQLIGKDILRVHATIWPAMLLSLGLPVQQELFVHGFFLSEGQKMSKSLGNVIAPEDLVKKYGVDGTRYLLMGATPFGNDGDITWKFLDEKYNADLANGLGNLVSRLITMTLNGYDGKVPEPTQPELTHGQLIQEVKYQLSVYCNSMDNVLVSNELSGIMKLVGLLDKNISELTPWKALKEGQADTVAMRNSFYIWLETLRVIAWLAWPFMPKVAEAIWQALGREGESQNDFHEAARFGGLVPGATVTKPESLFPRI
- a CDS encoding threonylcarbamoyl-AMP synthase gives rise to the protein MMILDLKTDTAAKLKKLAALLAQGEVIAYPTETVYGLGCDATNQAAVEKIYSIKGKDKNKQLLVLVGSRAMAEKYFEFNALSRRLARRYWPGALSMILPVRPEFLGVFGQEKVGVRLSSNRMATSLSRRLGRPIISTSANPSGQPAALSGEQVQAYFKNEAGMIAALADGGALEPSLGSTVVDASSGEIKLIRQGAVEIIGKI
- a CDS encoding PHP domain-containing protein, with protein sequence MLKIDLHIHTVFSGHAHSTIAEYVNRAKELSMDIIGISDHGPTMYGATTNDYYFGGLKRVPQKIDGLLVLKGIEANVIGLDGELDLADRLLARLDYVMAGFHGEAYKDVGIEANTRAMVAAIRSGKVDVITHPFVTKEIAVDIKKVAEAACEHKVLLEINTSYLRSHRLTEDTLDNIEKMLAIVKRHGQKIIVNSDAHSIWELGDDAPLEKLRHKIKLDDEMIINNYPKELLRLLKYDNE